The nucleotide sequence TAGCTGATGGAGATTTAAGAAAAGCAGTTAATTGCTTGCAATCAACTTATGCTGGTTTAGAAGTcgtaaataaagaaaatgttCTAAATATTTGTGATATTCCATCACCAGAAAGAATTGAAAATCTATTAAAGCATTGTATTAGTAGTGAATGGAGAAAAGCTCATGATATTGCTTATGATATGATAAAAGAAGGACATACACCATTTGATGTTGCGTTAACATCGTCAAATGTTTTAAGAAGATATGACCTCGGATCTGAAGCTATTCAaattgaatttttaaaaatcgGAGCAATGGCATGCAATACAATGGCAAGTGGCTTATCAAGTGTAATACAAATGGATAAGTTGATAGCTGATTGGTGTATAGCTGCAAAAACGCTTAGGGGGAAATGCtgataaataatatgaagaAGAGATAAAACGGCATTTGAATTTTCTAAAACCATTTGAAATAATTGCATATACCAGCACTTATAAGTGTGATGCTTACATACACATTTGTGTgtaatatacttttttgttgctttaattcatataaaCTTAACTATgccaatatatttttttctcccATAATTTTATGGAATAACTGAAGCAACTATGTCGTGCTAATTGACTTAACGTATATTATCCTTACCTTGACCTATCTTTTCCTTTCACTTTGTTCCctcattttatattcttaCGTTGAGCATGTTTAAATGCTCAGCGGTCATTACATTGTTTTATGTgtgttataaaaatacgcacaaatattattaacaaaataaataccaTTCGGTATTCTTTTAGTTCGAAAAAAGcgttaatgaaaaatatgggAGATATTCCCccccaaaaaaaatgaatatatatatataacaaaaaattcaCGGGAAAATTCGCgtgcaaaaaatatatatactaaaattttcaaaatgtATACGAATATGATTTATACAAAACAAAATGCATGCTTTCATTTGTGGAAGccattattttgtttttgtgaatttattttttttggaaaatttattatttttaaaaccttttttattacgATTCGAATATTTACCGTTAAAACGATTTTGGCGCGCATCGTTGTCAAGtgtacttttttttttgttgtttatatatttcatatacatataatttcTTAGTCGCTTACCAAACAAAGCAGGCAACTTAGTAGGGTCTGTAACTTCTTCATTGGGTTCTTTCTTTAATTGGTCTTCATAACCTTTTTGAGTTATGGCAAAACCCCTTTTTCTCTTTTCAATGTGTTGCATACCTcggttattatttttgctTCTTTTGTCAAaactttcattttttttgattgtATTGCTAGGggtcattttttttaagaatatACTTTCATTCCTAtctttaataaatttttgtgAAATAATTTGCTTATTAAAAcgttttataattttgttaatttttcttttttcacTTGCAtgtgaattaaaaaattcttttaattcattGGATTTTAATGAATGATATAGTATTTCtttttgaataaataaatttatttttttttgtgtgcATTTATTCAAAGTTGATTCAACTCTATACCTATAAGTTTCAATACTATtaaaattcatatttttttttttcatataacatatattatcattctCAATTTCTTTAACAATacttttttcaatttctttattttcatctaCAAATGATATACTTATACCTTTCGTATTTAATCTGCAAGTTCTTCCTATTCTATGTAAAAAGGTTTCTTTATCTAATGGCatgttaaaattaataacaCAACTTACATTGCGAAAATCTAAACCTCTGTTGTATAAAAAGTCTTTctcttctttttcattgTCGTCACTAATTTGGTCCAAATCCATTTCCTCTTTGACGGATTCTTCATCAGATAACTCATCCTCTATTTCTTCATTGTTGATATCTTCTTTGTTTGGTTCATTTTCAGATAGTTCGCTCTTGATTTCTTCATCAGATAACTCATCCTCGATTTCTTCATTGTTGATATCTTCTTTGTTTGGTTCATTTTCAGATTGTTCGCTCTTGATTTCTTCATCAGATAACTCATCCTCGATTTCTTCATTGTTGATATCTTCTTTGGTTGGTTCATTTTCAGATAGTTCGCTCTTGAGTTTCTCATCGGTTAGTTCTTCCATGGTTGGTTCATCTTCAGATAAATCGACATTTACTGATTCCTTGGGGGAAGTGCGAACCGTGTTTCTTTCAAACTGCGGACATattaagaaataaaattttgaacTGTTGAAtgacaaaataatattttgctTGATCAAAATAGGATGATTTGGATTAAGTATAGAAGATGTGATGTTTAGatatgttaaaaatatttttattttatacgCATCTGCTGTCGATGCCgtaaatattattgatttaaatttgaccgttttattttttatcaataaatatagataaatGTACTTTGTTAATTCCTCGTcataaagataataaaaggATTTTCcaacaaatttaaaatttgttgCATCGACGTCATCATTTCCCTGATATATTACACCTTCATTATTTACAGTCTTATTGTTTCGACTTTTTTTAGAACTTTCTACAATTTGACTATCAATAGGATGCTTCTTACTTTTCTTTTCAgttgtttttttatcctCTTCAGTAGTTAAATAAATTGGCTTATGCAAAAATAGATTAgttttttctataatatttttttttaaagtagCTGAAGccataataatttgatatttttttgaaaaattttttGGTAAATAATTGCGTGTTAGTGTATACATTGGCTTTTGGAATTCTTTTGTATGAATTACATCTGCCTCAtcaataattaatatttttaaattggataatatattttggttatttttatttttgtgttCTAATATATAGTTACATAAATGTTTAGGAGTACTTACAAGTATAGTAGGATgctcataaaaaatattatttacattatgGTTAATTGTTACTATTCCTTTTAAATATGAGCATAATTTATCACccacattatatatttgtaagCATAGTTCTTCTGTTGGGGCTAtaattatacatttataaaaaaattttaaatgttCTTTTTCGTCGATGTTGAACTTTATCAATCGCTGAATTGCTGGAATCAAATAGGCCATTGTTTTCCCAGACCCTGTTTTTGCATTTAAAATTGTGTCATTACCTTTTAATATACTTGGAATTGAAactttttgaatttttgtCGGATGCttgaatttaaatatataaagcaATGCTTTCCTTAGTCTCACATCTAACAAAATATTGTCGAACCCCTCAAAATTGTTACTTACATCAAAGAATATTTCTTCCGTATTATTTTTGACTTTCATCTTGCTTGGGGCTTTGTCATCGtcttcatttatttctCCTTCGTCATCATCCTCGCCTTCTGCTTCTTCATCTGCTTCATCTTCTGCTTCTCCTGcttcttcttctttttctaCTTCTTCTGCTACTTCTTCTGTATATACCtcttcttttatttcttctgGCGCTCCTTCCTCGACTTCATTCTGGGGCCCATCCTCCTGATCCATTTGATTTACCACTATTGCACTACGAAAGTTTAGAAGATTCGTTTTTCTTAGATTTATTCAacctttttaatatatatggtgattttatatttatatatattttattatctttcttttttgcTTTGTtggtttttttatttccttacAAATCAGTTTGGTGAGACAatcttatattttcaatggCACTGTATTCATTCAATTTAGGATATAGGAATATCCTGTTTTACTAtactttatatattattattttttaaaatttatgtgTGGGGTtgctttatatttttgcaaattttatttcttcattatttttggCAACCGAATTATTTGTTATTCCTTTTTTcttgtttttgttttttttcagcaaatatttttttgtctcAATTGCCCAAAAGGTAAAACAACATAATGAAAACagtgaattaaaaaaaattgaaaaatgattaaaaaaaattaatcaAAAAGAtgattattaaaataaacgAATTTACGACTAATCATATAGAAAGGTGAAccaatgaatataaaattagcTAATTGGGGaactaataaataaaaatatgaataaatatatgaataaaataatatataggaGAGATTaatcagaaaaaaatataaataataaaataaattaaaaaacaatcAAGTGGTGATAGGGCAACGGAATGCtcgaaaaatatatagtaatattttacatatatttcaGAATATGCATATAGGTAAAATTGCAATATTATATGGGAACGATTTAAAGtatattccatttttattaatacaatatatcacgaataataaattaaaaaaatgtacataaaaaatagtgttgcatttaatttaatttattcatactatcatatgtataattatataaatgaatgaatatatatatttatgtattcaTGGTCAATtcaattgaaaaaaaatatatattattttcctcatcaaatatataaatattttattttacaatatCTTTTAGTCTTTAATTTTGTGGGCtaatttgatatatatatttttttttcttgcagcattttttttacatttttgaaaatatgttgttcttcatttatttgtaGGTTTCGCTTGTTTCTCCATTTTTAGAACGTTGCTTTATTTGACCATttactaattttttttcatatgtGAAATATtctaattatttatatacataaattcTCCTAATgggataaaaaaatgtttaagACAATTAAAAGGAGAGctatatcattttattatatagtcatataatatatttttctttttcatcatatatGTATTGACAAGTATATTGATggataatataaaagtaCTATGTTATGctttattactatttttggTAATagcaaaattattaatatacttaatatttgagaaaaataaataccgAAATAAagaagtaaaaataaatcgcGCAGAAGAAAACAACGAAAACgaagaaaaaatttattgtGACAACgaaaaatgttattttgttaaaacTGGAACTAAAGACgtagcaaaaaaaaaggtaCATTAACTATAAGGACTATAACGAAAAAACAAAGCTAgtcattataatttaatgcATTACAATAGTGAAAACTAAAAGTTATGATAAAGTagtatttgaaaaaaaattgtgaaacatataataaatagaaTAACGGATAATTATATGCAATATGGATGTCGATGAAAATTCCTATAATACACAggaaaaagataaattaCCGAACAAACAGAAAGAATGTTTCGAAAgagaaaatgatgaaattgACAAACTAAACAACGAACGAATTGAAAAACGAGAGTTCGATGACGAAAGTGCAAGTAATGGCCATGAAagaataaatttaaaaaatgaagattataatgaagatattaaaatgaatgaaaattttaacaGAAATACCATTGAAACTATTTCTGATTTAGACAATATAAATTCgaatgatgataaaaataaaaaaaatgaattttatgaaaatactAATTTAGTTGAGGAAAAAAAGAGTACCATCATAGAAGAGATACACGAAAATCATACAACAAAAAaggataataaaattatgagTGATAAAGAAGATAATGTAAATAGTGCCAATAGGGAAAATGAAGATTATAACTCAAATGATGGTACCAATAATACAAGGAACTACTATAGTGACAActacataaataatgacgaaaaaaattcaaGTGAATCTGAAGAGACTTCTGAAGATGAATATTATTCAGGAGAAGAAAGCCTTAATGAAGATTCATCAGAAGAATATTCTGATTcagataatgaaaaaagttCATATATTCCAAGTGATGAAGAGGAATTTGAAGAGGATGAAGAAGAAAGTGACAAAACAACAAACCATGAATTGAGCAACAAAAATGTcgaagaaataaaagaaataggaaatggatattttaaaaaatgtgattataaaaatgcaatatattattacagtAAAGCTTTAAAACAATgtaaagataaaaatattaaaagtatattgTACTCAAATAGAGCAGCCTGTAATgttttattacaaaattGGAACTTGGTCATAGATGATTGTACTAAATCTATAAATTGTGATGAAAATTATGTCAAATCATATATACGACGAAGCAACGCGTATGAACATTTAGGAAAATACAATGACGCTTCTAACGATTTAAATAAAGCTATATCTATTGATTCATCATTACTAAATACATATGAAgctaaacaaaaaaaattaaaaattttagcAGAACAACAATTGAGTAAAGAGAAAGAAGAAATGGTTGGAAAGCTAAAAGATTTTGGAAATATGCTATTAGGAAAAGTAGGATTGTCTTTAGACAATTTTGAAGTGCAAAAAAATCCAAACAATGATGGATCTTTCAACATACAgtttaaacaaaataagtGAAAGGCGCAAGGTGGTGCGATGATATGACAGTTTCCTTTTGGTAACTTATCACCTTactcttttttttcgagcctttttttgattttgcttttctttttttaaggttacttttattattattatttttttaaattatataatattctaTAAGCATATGAGCCTTTTCGCTGCGGCCATATGCTTGCATTTAACTATGActtaaaacaaaatgtaaaaaacttatatatacatacataatttaaataatagggataaaaaaagttaattaaaactattaaaaataaaacaaatatattattccGTAAGGGAAACAAAAAACACCAAACGTGTGAGTTTATAtgaatgtatatataagcaTTAATGGGGGTacttatttaataaaaataaaaaataataataataaataataataaataataataaaaaataataataataaataaataataaaaaaaaacgtaATCATCTTTAGCTTCATAAATAAACTAACAAAAACTATATGCAAGTTAAAGAtgtgttttaaaaaaagtgaaatcGTAGGATAAAATATGGAATGCcttgaaaaattataataaaacaaaggATAAAAGAAAGTTTGTACAGCATCTGCATATTTAATTCCATGTCTCTCATATTcacaattttttgaatatatacaGTCACTATTACATACCatatataagaaaattTCCAATTTGTATCATCGATGTTAGGAAAAAACTCTATGAATATATGCTGACCAAATATCTTAGTATGtacataatattaaaagcATCAACTGCATCAAAATCTTTACTAGAATATGGAACATCATTTAGCATTTCATTTATTCTATTTGGTGTGATTTTTGTAAATcctatattatttctacAATAGTTACATTGCTTTTCTGAGGGGAAAGCAATATCTTTGTGCAAAAATTGAATTTGTTTTGATTTGCTTAAAATGTTTAAACGTATATCTGAAATAATATGATCATATGTAGTCCTTAATGTAACGGAATTATGAATTCtccataaaaatataacaaatgaTTCTGCTGAATTAATATTGCAAAAAccataataacaaaatttttgagctttaataaaatgacTAACACAATTTCtacaatttaaataattttttgtataattagTAATACTTTCaagataataattatatcgTTCTTTGTCATGTAATAAGCAGTATATAGATATTTTATGATACAACAACCAATATGCGCATAAAACTGAGTTGTCATCACATATTTTGAATCTTTGCACATTATCTAAATCAATATTATACCCATCAATAAGGAAGACAgatttttcttcattatcTTTTTCTGTGTTTACTAGCTTAATCCATTCTTCATGGGGTATAGGATATTTAAAAGATTGTAATTTTTCCCTAATGGCTATTAATGATGGGGCTATATCTGGGTATATATGCTCTACAATTTGGagcatattaatatatggttgtataatttctttattaatGTCAACACTTAGtgaaacatttttttttaatgtaaaTAGTAAtccttttattatatcatgctttatatattctttattattaatattattattccatttttctaatagccgtattttttgtttttcttcttCAGTTTCACCACGATTATTtccaaaaatattattataaatttcgATGAATGGAaagttattatatatattgtcaTCAATTACAGGAGGCAATATATCATAGTAACATGATTTTATATCTATGTTATTAAAACTAACATTATTACATAAATGTGtttgtaataaaatttggaattcttctaatttatttactcTTTCAACATCATTATAAGCAATTAGCATATTTCCTGTATATGTTTCATTGCCGATGTTTGTATTAGGTGacaaatatttgtattcattggaatcatttattttgtcaTATATTGGATATAATAATCGAAACGtaggaaaatattttatttgaaagAATCGACAATATggataaaatatagtaCATGAGCAGTCGAATACAAACATagatacatttttttcgaaatttaaaatatcttTTTCAAGTTTATTCCATGtatccatatatttattgcaTGCTGggcaataataattttttatatttataaataatatatctccatgtttaatattatttagcTTATCCCAAAAGTTTTTTAACACTACTTCACCCTTTTTGCAAATATCTGAATGTTCCGAACCCCATGTATTTAGCACCAAATTTGGCACTATGAATAGGAtgctaaaaatatatccatatattttcattatttttctttaatattttattaaacaGATAAATCGTTGATTTAgctttttcgtttttttctttatgtATATCTCCTATgtgtttattattatggATTTTAATACCAAATCacttattttttgcattaATAACACATATTACATTTGCTTATATGCTCAATCCCCTGGATtcgtatttattttgttcactttattattattcatttaattgGCGAGTCGGtacattaaaataattgttttttttgttttttatatctttttgaTTATACTTAcgcaaaaataaattgccactatttgtgtatatataggaaaaattattttataattgttgatgtttttatatattgacGTTGtaaattgtatttattctgtttattatatttcccCTTATTACGATTTGTGTCTATTGTTTTCTCTCTTCtgctttttttatttttttttctcaatATCATATGGACGATTAAAGGCATTTAAATCATGCATgcacacaaaaaatattaaaaattacaaaattataaaatcacTAATTCACTATACCGATAATcataaaacaaaacaatataaattacCTCAATTAAAAGgcttttaaaattaatatataaatttatagcAATTGTGTATGCATAATCAAATGTATAATAGCATAACTAAACACCAAAAAGAGGGGAATATGCACGtacttatatatgcattaacataataaatatcgtttcatttacaaaaaggggaacataaataaatttatatatgtcaAACGttgataattttattcGAATATATTACAGCAATCTGACTTTGCATgtatgttatatatattagtagTCAAAAactttattaatatacaGCGAGAccaaacaaaataaatgctCACGCAAATCTATATACAATGATATTTAGAGAATttcatatgcatatttttggccctgaaaaatattacgtaaattatttaatataaactcgtataaatgtataatttGAAATATGCTCCAAAATGCCATATATACAACAAATCACCCGCTCACAAATCATAAATGTAACGCAAACAAATcgtaaaaaattaaaaaagtaataaaaaaagggaaaacatataaatataatatataaaaatataaatataaatataaataaagataaaatgaataaaaataaaataacgaattaacaaaattgataatattgtgtgaattaaaaaaatgcatatataatattcatatgCATATGGACTAGTATTAGcgttttcatattttcttgAAGGGCTATATgcaatataaatttattcctaataaaattaaaaatttcaCCACGTTTTTTGTGAAGTGGGAAATTGAAtagcaaaataaaaataatacgatatttttttatttaataagtttaactaatattttttctcgttttgtttttcttattttctTGTTTTTTTGTGCCTCGCATTTCCCCTGAGCACAATTTAGCATAACTACGAttgattaaaaaatacatatacattacgcatatatatatatatatataaatattcattaccctcattttgttaaaataatGGTAAATAAATTCGATACGGTAAATAGAAAAGAAGAagacataataaaaaaactaaattacaaaaatatcaatGATGTAAGAATACATGAATTAAATAGCGTTAAGAGCAATAGACGAATTTACCTCAAAAAGGGAAGTATGTTTTTTCTAAGTTCAAAAGAAGAAGCATTAAAAAGTTTAAATGACGTTAGTATCGGTAACAATTGTAGTAATAACATGTGAAAACTCATAAGGTACGTAGAAAAGCGTTTTACCTCTTATATTTCAGtttccattat is from Plasmodium berghei ANKA genome assembly, chromosome: 14 and encodes:
- a CDS encoding tetratricopeptide repeat protein, putative, whose protein sequence is MDVDENSYNTQEKDKLPNKQKECFERENDEIDKLNNERIEKREFDDESASNGHERINLKNEDYNEDIKMNENFNRNTIETISDLDNINSNDDKNKKNEFYENTNLVEEKKSTIIEEIHENHTTKKDNKIMSDKEDNVNSANRENEDYNSNDGTNNTRNYYSDNYINNDEKNSSESEETSEDEYYSGEESLNEDSSEEYSDSDNEKSSYIPSDEEEFEEDEEESDKTTNHELSNKNVEEIKEIGNGYFKKCDYKNAIYYYSKALKQCKDKNIKSILYSNRAACNVLLQNWNLVIDDCTKSINCDENYVKSYIRRSNAYEHLGKYNDASNDLNKAISIDSSLLNTYEAKQKKLKILAEQQLSKEKEEMVGKLKDFGNMLLGKVGLSLDNFEVQKNPNNDGSFNIQFKQNK
- a CDS encoding ATP-dependent RNA helicase DBP9, putative is translated as MDQEDGPQNEVEEGAPEEIKEEVYTEEVAEEVEKEEEAGEAEDEADEEAEGEDDDEGEINEDDDKAPSKMKVKNNTEEIFFDVSNNFEGFDNILLDVRLRKALLYIFKFKHPTKIQKVSIPSILKGNDTILNAKTGSGKTMAYLIPAIQRLIKFNIDEKEHLKFFYKCIIIAPTEELCLQIYNVGDKLCSYLKGIVTINHNVNNIFYEHPTILVSTPKHLCNYILEHKNKNNQNILSNLKILIIDEADVIHTKEFQKPMYTLTRNYLPKNFSKKYQIIMASATLKKNIIEKTNLFLHKPIYLTTEEDKKTTEKKSKKHPIDSQIVESSKKSRNNKTVNNEGVIYQGNDDVDATNFKFVGKSFYYLYDEELTKYIYLYLLIKNKTVKFKSIIFTASTADAYKIKIFLTYLNITSSILNPNHPILIKQNIILSFNSSKFYFLICPQFERNTVRTSPKESVNVDLSEDEPTMEELTDEKLKSELSENEPTKEDINNEEIEDELSDEEIKSEQSENEPNKEDINNEEIEDELSDEEIKSELSENEPNKEDINNEEIEDELSDEESVKEEMDLDQISDDNEKEEKDFLYNRGLDFRNVSCVINFNMPLDKETFLHRIGRTCRLNTKGISISFVDENKEIEKSIVKEIENDNICYMKKKNMNFNSIETYRYRVESTLNKCTQKKINLFIQKEILYHSLKSNELKEFFNSHASEKRKINKIIKRFNKQIISQKFIKDRNESIFLKKMTPSNTIKKNESFDKRSKNNNRGMQHIEKRKRGFAITQKGYEDQLKKEPNEEVTDPTKLPALFGKRLRNYMYMKYINNKKKSTLDNDARQNRFNGKYSNRNKKGFKNNKFSKKNKFTKTK
- a CDS encoding sulfhydryl oxidase, putative, producing MKIYGYIFSILFIVPNLVLNTWGSEHSDICKKGEVVLKNFWDKLNNIKHGDILFINIKNYYCPACNKYMDTWNKLEKDILNFEKNVSMFVFDCSCTIFYPYCRFFQIKYFPTFRLLYPIYDKINDSNEYKYLSPNTNIGNETYTGNMLIAYNDVERVNKLEEFQILLQTHLCNNVSFNNIDIKSCYYDILPPVIDDNIYNNFPFIEIYNNIFGNNRGETEEEKQKIRLLEKWNNNINNKEYIKHDIIKGLLFTLKKNVSLSVDINKEIIQPYINMLQIVEHIYPDIAPSLIAIREKLQSFKYPIPHEEWIKLVNTEKDNEEKSVFLIDGYNIDLDNVQRFKICDDNSVLCAYWLLYHKISIYCLLHDKERYNYYLESITNYTKNYLNCRNCVSHFIKAQKFCYYGFCNINSAESFVIFLWRIHNSVTLRTTYDHIISDIRLNILSKSKQIQFLHKDIAFPSEKQCNYCRNNIGFTKITPNRINEMLNDVPYSSKDFDAVDAFNIMYILRYLVSIYS